AACTTGAACTGCCGGTCGCGCCGCTTGCCGCCGCAGGTGGTCGATCGGCCCAGCGCCGCAGGCGCCGTGCGCTCGCCTCGGCTGCGCGCGAGGCCCAGCCGCGTGCGATCGCCGGTGTCGAGCACCAGCCACTGCAGCACGTGCTGCTCCACGCGCACCGGCACGCCGAAGTACTGCGACAGCAGCTTGGTGAGGCCCTCGGGGTGGCGGCTGCGCGTGCCCAGCAGGCCGGCCTGGAAGAGGCGCGCGGCCGCCGGCAGCGTGCTTTGTCCCGGCTGCTCGCCGTTCAACCCGCAGGCCGCGCCGAGCCAGGCGGCGAACCGGTCGTCATCGGGGCGGTCCAGATGCACGGTGGGCTGGCCCTGCGCCCATGCGCGGTAGAACAGGGCGAGCAGCCGGTGGTGGAAGGTGTCGAGAAAGCGCAGCAGCGTCGCGTCGCCGCGGAAGCGCAATCGCTCGCGCACGTACTCGGTGAAATGCAGCGGCATCGGTCCCTGCGGACCGAGCAGGCCGAAGAAGCGCACGCCGACGCGCGGGGCGTTCGGCGCCGCGGCATCGACTCGTTCGAGCGCCGCCGGCGCGAAATCGAGCTCGGGCTCCTGGCCGAGCCGCAAAGCCTCCTGCGAAGGCCGCAGCGCGCGGCCCAGGCGCGGGCGCTGCGGCTGCAGTGACTCCACCCGGCGCAGCAGCGCGAAGAAGTCGTGCCGCCGCGGGTCGGCCTGCGCGGCTTCGAACAGCGCGGCCAGCGCCGCCTCGCGCTCCGCCTGGGAGCGCGGCGCCGGCGGCAAGGGCGACTCGTCGCGATTCATGCGGTCTCCCGCAAGCCGATGCGCGGCGGCCAGCGCATCACCTCGCCGCGCTGCAGCGTGCGCAGCGTGAGCTGGGTGAAGCTGTTGATGGCCGCGTGGCGCGCGAAGAAGCGCTCCAGCACGCTCGCGAAGAGGAAGGCGCTGCTGCCCTGGTAGGCAAGGTCGTCGAGCTCGAGCACGATCTCCACGCCGGTGCCGAAGCCGATGGGCCCCGCGAACGGCAACCGCCGCACCACCGAGCGGACCTGCATGGTGCGCACGCCGTCGACCTGCCGCGACCAGGCCGCGTCTTCGGGCGGGGCATACAGCCTCAGCATGGTGCGCAGCGCCGAGGCCGCCTGCTCCGGGGTTTCGCCGGCCAGGGACAGGTGATTCAGCGTCAGGTGGCTCACCAGGCTCCAGCCCAGCTCGCCGACCGGCCGCCGGCTGACCGGGCGCGTCGGGCCGCGCAGCGCGTCCACGCGCAGCACCGGACCGGGGGACTCGAGCCGCCAGCGCGGCGCCTCGCCGTCCGTCCCCTGCGGCAGCAGCGCCGGCAGGTCGCGGTTGCTGACCCAGGCCGACACCGCGAGCTGTCGCAGGTCCTCGCGGTACGGCGCGTGGCGCGGATCGACCAGCGAGAGGAACACCTCCTCGCCGACGTACGACGAGCGCGAGCCCTGCTGCTTCTGGCGCGGCGACAGCATGCGAGGCTCGCGGCGCACCGTGTAGAAGCCGTGCGTCTGCTCGCTGGCCGACGCCGGCTCGTCGTGGTGCGTCGCATACATCGGCAGGAACTCCTGCTGGGCGACGCGGCCGGCGCCGAAGCCGGTCACCGACGCAATGCTGTGCACCTCGTAGTCCATCGGCCGCGTGCGATCGGGCACGGCATGGTGCTCCCACTCGCCCGGTCCGAGCTGGATGCGGTCGAGACGCTTGGGAAACAGATTGATCGCCGGCGTGCAGAACAGCGACAGGCTGGCGGCATCGACCAGCGCTTCCAGCGCGGGATCGCCGCGCTGCAGCAGCACGATCAGCTCCAGCTCGTCGCCGGCCACGCCGCCGATGCGCTCGGCCAGCTCCCCGATCTCGAAGAACAGCAGCCGCTGCGGCATCGCGGCCATCTCCTGCAGCAACCGGTAGCCGGAGAAGGCACGCAGCGAATCCGGCAACAGCGCCTCGTCGGCGCCGAACCCCAGGGGCCGCACGCTGTCGGCGCCGCGCCACTGCGCCGCGGCGGGCTCGCGGCCCGCATCGCCGCGCACCAGCGTGCCGGCGGCCGCGCCGAGCAGCAGCTCGTGCAGGCGCAGGGCCACGTCGTCCGGTGCGCTGAGATAGAACGCCAGGCGGTCCATCGAAAGCTGGTTGAAGAGCACGCCGCCGCCGCTGCGCAGGCGGATGCGCAGACCGCCGCGGGCCGTGCGCAGCTGAGGCCAGCGCGCGGGCGACAGGTCGGTCGCATGGCTGAAGTACTGCACGCCGGTGAGCTCGACTGGCCACAGCGTCACCTCGTGCGCAGTGCGGAATTCGCAGTGCGTGTCCTGGCCTCGTGGCAGCTGCGACATCAGCGCGCTGCCACGCGGCACGGCATAGCCGCGCACGAGGTTCGGATCGGCCGGATCGATGCCCAGGCGCGCGATCAGCATCGACGGCAGGGGCGCCAGGAAATTCGGGTAGGTCGCTTCGAGCAGATGGGCGATCAGTCGCGGCTGCTCCGCTTCGAGCTTGAGCTGCACGCGGGCGGCGAGGAAGGCGAATCCCTCCAGCAGGCGCTCGACATACGGGTCGGTGACCTCCATGCCTTCCATGCCGAGCCGCGACGCGATCTTGGGGAACTCGCGCGCGAACTCCGCGCCCATCTCGCGCAGGTGGCTCAGCTCGTCGCTGTACAGGCGCAGCAGGCGGGGGTCCATCGTCGTTCAGCGAACCTTGGACGGCACCATGCCGGCCGCATCGCGCACCTGGACCTGTCCCGCCTCGAGGTCGAGCTGGGTGCGCAGCAGGATCTCCAGCGGCAGCGGCTGCGACCACAGATGGCCACGGATCTCGAACTCGATGACGTTGTGCGCATCGAGCACATTGCGCGCCTCCACCGCTCGCACCTCGAGCGTGTCGGCCAGGATGCGCGGCTCGTATCGCAGGATGGCGCGCCGGATCGCCGTCTCCAGGTCGTGGATGTCGAGCCTGGAGGCAAGCTGCCCGGACAGCGGCGGCAGGCCGAAGTTGAGCACGCTGTCGGCCACGCGCGGGTAGCCGTCGGCCTGCGCACCCAGCGGCGCCACCGCATTGAACAGCCCGCTCAGGTCGCGCAACACCGCCTGGCGCAGCTGCGCCTTGGACATCACGCGGTGCTCGTCGGTCTCCTCGCGCGCCTGCGGGTCGTCGTCGGTCAGGCGGTCCAGCAGGGCGGGCTGGAGGCGATTGCGGATGTCGACAGCCGCCATCGCTCCTTCCTAGTGGATGACGTCGGCAAGCGCAGACGGCTGCAGGACGATGTCGCGGACTTCCAGCAGCCCGAGCTCGGACGCGCTGGTCGTCAGCACGCGCTGGCCGAGACCGCGATACTGATCGGCGCCGATGGACTGCCATTCGGTCTTGCGCGCGAGCTGCAGCGCGCCGTCGGATTCGGCACCCGAGCCGGCGTAGCGCGCCGGGATCAGCGCGACGGCTTCGCCGCCGTTGACGAAGTCCAGGTGGGCAGGCGCCCAGACGAGGTCACGCAGGTCCACCGGCTCCTCGATGGCGACCTTGGCGAGCGCAGAGAACGGCACCCAGCTGTAGCGTCCGTTGATCACCGATTCGAGCACCGGACCGAGGCGCGAGTCGGCATCGGCGATCCAGTCGAAGGCGATGCCGCCGAGGCTGCCCGAGGTGGCGGGCGCCGCATCGAAGGCATCGGCGCGCAGGCGTTGCGCCAGCGCGGCATCGCCGCGAGCGTCCGCCTGCAGCGCCTCCACGAGGTGCGCGACCCAGGCCTGCGGCTGCCCGAACACCATGGGCGTGGTCTTGCCGGCGAACACCGCTTCGCGCACCAGCTCGCACTGCAGGGCATCGCGATAGGTGTTGACCATCGGCAGGGTCGATGCGTCCATCTCGCCGCAAAGCTGCAGCTGGCCGGACGCACGCTCCCACCGTCCCAGCACGCACAGCAGCTGGAAGAGGAACACGCGCAGCTTGACATCGCCGGCGCGCTCGCGCACCTGCCGTTGCAGCAGATCCAGCGCGCCTTGCGGGTCGCCGGCGGCGATCAGGTCCTGTGCCGTGTTCATCGCAGGACTTCGTCCTCGAACTCCGTCGCGCCGCCGCCGCCGCCCGAGCCCTGCTGCGGCGTGTACGCCACGTTGATGCGGGTGAACGAGAACGTCACCCGCTCGTTCGGCCGCCCGGCCGCGTCGAGCACCAGGTCGACGTCCACCACGCGGGCGTTGCCCAGCGTCATGCGAAAGTAGTCGAGCGCAACGCCTCCGGCCTTGCGCATCGTCAGCACGACCTCGCGCAGGTCCATGTTGTTGACGAGCGCGCCGTACAGCGAGGTCGACGCGCGATCGATGCCCTTCTCGACCACGAGGTGCCGGTACGAGCGGCGCGCCGTCTGCGCGCCGGAGCCGATGGCCGAGCCGGCGCTCACGCCCCAGCTCCAGGTGCGCAGCTGGATGTCGTCGACATGGCCTTCGGTGGTCGCCTCGCCCAGGATGGGACCGCCGCGGCTGTCGACGTGCAGAAAGACATCGGAGGCCGCGTCCTGCACCGCCGGCAGCATGTTCGCTCGCTGGTTCATGACGCGGCCCTCCCGGGAGTCGGCCGATCAGGCCGTCTTGTTGGTCGTGACGTCGTGGCTGGCGATGATCTCGCCGCCCAGCGAGCCGTCCGGCTTCTGCTCCTTGTACTTGTATTCGATCTTTCCGAAGGCGAGCGTGACGCTTTCCATCGGCTTGACGTCGCCGCCGGTCTGGCCGCTCGAGGCGATCGAGCTCACGAGCACCGGGCTCAGCTCGATGGTCAGGAACTCCTGCTGTCCCCCGCCGGCCTTGCGGCACACCAGGGTCGCCTTCTTCATGTGCTCGCCGCTGCAGCAGTTCTTGAACAGCAGCGGCGATGCCTTGGAGGTGTAGGCGGTGAAGCTGAAATCCCTCAAGGCGACCTTGCCGGTGCCGCCGCCGCTGTTGCTGTCGAAGGACCCCGCGTTGCTGCCGCCGATGGTCCAGCTCAGCACCTCGATCTCGCCCTTGTGCGTGTCGTCGGTCGATTCGCCTTCGACGCCGTCGATCTTCAGGAAATTGTCTACGGTAGCCATTTCATCAAACTCCCAGGATGTTGTGCGTCGTCGGATCGATCAGGGCCCTTCGAGCACACACGACGCGCGTGCGCTCCCCGTTTCTGCATCGAGCTCAGGCGGCCTTCTGCGACGGCAGCTTGGACACCAGCCGCAGCGACACCGTCAGCCCTTCGAGCTGGTAGTGCGGCCGCAGGTAGAAATTCGACGAGTAGTAGCCGGGGTTGCCGGGGATCTCGGCCACGGTGACTTCCGCCGCCGCCAGCGGCTTGCGCGCCTTGACCTCTTCCGAGGAGGTGGCGGGCGAGCCGTCGACGTAGTTCATGATCCATTTGTTGAGCCAGCGCGACATGTCCTCCTTCTCCTTGAAGGAGCCGACCTTGTCGCGCACGATGCATTTCAGGTAGTGCGCGAAGCGGCAGCAGGCGAACAGGTACGGCAGCCGCGCGGCCAGGTTGGCGTTGGCCGTGGCGTCCGGATCGTCGTACTCGTCGGGCTTCTGCAGCGACTGGGCGCCGATGAAGGCGGCGAAATCCGAGTTCTTGCGGTGCAGCAGCGGCATGAAGCCGTTCTTCGCGAGCTCGGCCTCGCGGCGGTCGCTGATCGCGATCTCGGTCGGGCACTTCATGGCCACGCCGCCCTCGTCGGTCGGGAAGGTGTGCGTGGGCAATCCTTCCACCGAGCCGCCGGACTCGACGCCGCGGATGCGCGTGCACCAGCCGTAGAGCTTGAACGAGCGGTTGATGTTGACCGCCATCGCATAGGCCGCATTGGCCCAGGTGTAGGCGCCGTGCTCGCCGCCGGCGGTCTCCTCCTCGAAGTCGAACTCCTCGACGGGGCTGGTCTTGGCGCCGTAGGGCAGCCGCGACAGGAAGCGCGGCATCGCCAGGCCCACGTACTGCGCGTCGGGCGACGAGCGCAGCGAGCGCCAGGCCGCGTATTCGGGCGTCGTGAAGATCTTCGTCAGGTCGCGCGGATTGGCGAGTTCCTGCCACGAGCTCATCTGCATCAGCGCGGGGCCGGCGGCCGAGATGAACGGCGCATGCGCGGCGGCGGCCACCTTGCTCATCTCGCCGAGCAGCTCGACGTCCGGCGGGCTGTGGTCGAAGTAGTAGTCGCCGACCATGCAGCCGAACGGCTCGCCGCCGAACTGCCCGTACTCCTCCTCGTAGACCTTCTTGAACAGCGGGCTCTGGTCCCAGGCGGTGCCCTTGTAGCGCTTGAGCGTCTTGCCGAGGTCGAGCTTGGAGATGTTCATCACGCGGATCTTCAGCATCTCGTCGGTTTCGGTGTTGTTGACGAGGTAGTGCAGTCCGCGCCAGGCGCTTTCGAGCTGCTGGAAGTCGGCGTGATGCAGGATCGCGTTGACCTGCGCCGACAGCCGCTTGTCGAGCTCGGCGATCAGCGCCTGGATCGACATGATCACGTCGCTGCTGATGAGGTTGGTGCGCGACAGCGCCTGCTGCGCCAGCGTGAGGACCGCCTGCTCGACGGCCGAGCGGGCTTCTTCCGACTTGGGTTTGAATTCCTTGTTCAGCAGAGCGGCGAACTCGCTGCCCTGGTACTCGATGCCTTGCAGCGGCGTCGCTTGGGTGACGGTTTCTTCAGCCATGGTGTGTCTCCGTGATGCCCTGGTCTCACTGGCCTTCGGTGGCCGCCGCCCCTTCGGCGGCGCTCGGGCCAGGCTTGCGCGCGTCGGCCAGCGACTTCAGCAGCGCCTCGTCCTTGATCACCTTCGCGATCAGCT
The Piscinibacter sp. XHJ-5 DNA segment above includes these coding regions:
- the tssG gene encoding type VI secretion system baseplate subunit TssG; amino-acid sequence: MNRDESPLPPAPRSQAEREAALAALFEAAQADPRRHDFFALLRRVESLQPQRPRLGRALRPSQEALRLGQEPELDFAPAALERVDAAAPNAPRVGVRFFGLLGPQGPMPLHFTEYVRERLRFRGDATLLRFLDTFHHRLLALFYRAWAQGQPTVHLDRPDDDRFAAWLGAACGLNGEQPGQSTLPAAARLFQAGLLGTRSRHPEGLTKLLSQYFGVPVRVEQHVLQWLVLDTGDRTRLGLARSRGERTAPAALGRSTTCGGKRRDRQFKFRIALGPLTLARYHDFLPGGVAWQALRDWVRQYTGFDLQWDVQLTLACAHVPEPRLGRHVRLGVTTWIGRGGRSRDRDDLRLRPDTSFLLHHGVHHA
- the tssF gene encoding type VI secretion system baseplate subunit TssF, which produces MDPRLLRLYSDELSHLREMGAEFAREFPKIASRLGMEGMEVTDPYVERLLEGFAFLAARVQLKLEAEQPRLIAHLLEATYPNFLAPLPSMLIARLGIDPADPNLVRGYAVPRGSALMSQLPRGQDTHCEFRTAHEVTLWPVELTGVQYFSHATDLSPARWPQLRTARGGLRIRLRSGGGVLFNQLSMDRLAFYLSAPDDVALRLHELLLGAAAGTLVRGDAGREPAAAQWRGADSVRPLGFGADEALLPDSLRAFSGYRLLQEMAAMPQRLLFFEIGELAERIGGVAGDELELIVLLQRGDPALEALVDAASLSLFCTPAINLFPKRLDRIQLGPGEWEHHAVPDRTRPMDYEVHSIASVTGFGAGRVAQQEFLPMYATHHDEPASASEQTHGFYTVRREPRMLSPRQKQQGSRSSYVGEEVFLSLVDPRHAPYREDLRQLAVSAWVSNRDLPALLPQGTDGEAPRWRLESPGPVLRVDALRGPTRPVSRRPVGELGWSLVSHLTLNHLSLAGETPEQAASALRTMLRLYAPPEDAAWSRQVDGVRTMQVRSVVRRLPFAGPIGFGTGVEIVLELDDLAYQGSSAFLFASVLERFFARHAAINSFTQLTLRTLQRGEVMRWPPRIGLRETA
- the tssE gene encoding type VI secretion system baseplate subunit TssE, producing MAAVDIRNRLQPALLDRLTDDDPQAREETDEHRVMSKAQLRQAVLRDLSGLFNAVAPLGAQADGYPRVADSVLNFGLPPLSGQLASRLDIHDLETAIRRAILRYEPRILADTLEVRAVEARNVLDAHNVIEFEIRGHLWSQPLPLEILLRTQLDLEAGQVQVRDAAGMVPSKVR
- a CDS encoding type VI secretion system accessory protein TagJ, translating into MNTAQDLIAAGDPQGALDLLQRQVRERAGDVKLRVFLFQLLCVLGRWERASGQLQLCGEMDASTLPMVNTYRDALQCELVREAVFAGKTTPMVFGQPQAWVAHLVEALQADARGDAALAQRLRADAFDAAPATSGSLGGIAFDWIADADSRLGPVLESVINGRYSWVPFSALAKVAIEEPVDLRDLVWAPAHLDFVNGGEAVALIPARYAGSGAESDGALQLARKTEWQSIGADQYRGLGQRVLTTSASELGLLEVRDIVLQPSALADVIH
- a CDS encoding type VI secretion system tube protein Hcp, encoding MNQRANMLPAVQDAASDVFLHVDSRGGPILGEATTEGHVDDIQLRTWSWGVSAGSAIGSGAQTARRSYRHLVVEKGIDRASTSLYGALVNNMDLREVVLTMRKAGGVALDYFRMTLGNARVVDVDLVLDAAGRPNERVTFSFTRINVAYTPQQGSGGGGGATEFEDEVLR
- a CDS encoding type VI secretion system tube protein Hcp, yielding MATVDNFLKIDGVEGESTDDTHKGEIEVLSWTIGGSNAGSFDSNSGGGTGKVALRDFSFTAYTSKASPLLFKNCCSGEHMKKATLVCRKAGGGQQEFLTIELSPVLVSSIASSGQTGGDVKPMESVTLAFGKIEYKYKEQKPDGSLGGEIIASHDVTTNKTA
- the tssC gene encoding type VI secretion system contractile sheath large subunit; translated protein: MAEETVTQATPLQGIEYQGSEFAALLNKEFKPKSEEARSAVEQAVLTLAQQALSRTNLISSDVIMSIQALIAELDKRLSAQVNAILHHADFQQLESAWRGLHYLVNNTETDEMLKIRVMNISKLDLGKTLKRYKGTAWDQSPLFKKVYEEEYGQFGGEPFGCMVGDYYFDHSPPDVELLGEMSKVAAAAHAPFISAAGPALMQMSSWQELANPRDLTKIFTTPEYAAWRSLRSSPDAQYVGLAMPRFLSRLPYGAKTSPVEEFDFEEETAGGEHGAYTWANAAYAMAVNINRSFKLYGWCTRIRGVESGGSVEGLPTHTFPTDEGGVAMKCPTEIAISDRREAELAKNGFMPLLHRKNSDFAAFIGAQSLQKPDEYDDPDATANANLAARLPYLFACCRFAHYLKCIVRDKVGSFKEKEDMSRWLNKWIMNYVDGSPATSSEEVKARKPLAAAEVTVAEIPGNPGYYSSNFYLRPHYQLEGLTVSLRLVSKLPSQKAA